A genomic window from Salvelinus sp. IW2-2015 linkage group LG13, ASM291031v2, whole genome shotgun sequence includes:
- the LOC111971234 gene encoding LOW QUALITY PROTEIN: ubiquitin carboxyl-terminal hydrolase 1 (The sequence of the model RefSeq protein was modified relative to this genomic sequence to represent the inferred CDS: inserted 4 bases in 2 codons; deleted 3 bases in 3 codons; substituted 1 base at 1 genomic stop codon), protein MSADETVLGCMQEASXTIRKEQEGDQDDDVEVKPDTATPWAPKQTATEEQAKTSEISLNDDGQTSSKRKSDAEAGXKKAVSAVENGKPLTQSKRKSSSDITVAPKFEGEEEGEKKQEEEKESDVEGKGEVAPKESEVKKRPKLSWLSSGKQPSIFSKFMSMRWISCHTGGKTETAEPDQEETQSSQPQENGGEHRKNPREKVTEEAEEKAKSEQCLGVDLMESLFQGLLVLRTRCLECECHAESREDFQDISVPVQADEHRSPDNSSGCYYSPDPKLELKTLKWAISQFASVERIVGEYLCEICHHYTERSLPFDKTPPEVVTVHLKCFSVLYNALKMDPYAGLSKVNTPLQTPFKCSLEEWCMHLSATGGQHYQLFAVVIHSGVTLSSGRYTTYIRMMDLKDTKVRLPEGDEKQSGEEEECGGKWHGPQPKEEVLDYDDGEVSYSHNAKANSASTTITSKLGAKKASEGVGLLGGQRSLSSYDLGGNKQTANPDKXASTGTENTTTRSSRQTSRAPGHSSNGGIQEEAEEVLVTGCEGAGGGVSTEQALGSLLQYEGKWMLFDDSEVLFFEEDFLRACSTSTPYLLFYSRVFPPVTPLFLN, encoded by the exons atgtctg ctgatgaaaccgtcCTGGGATGCATGCAGGAGGCCTCATAGACCATCAGGAAGGAACAGGAGGGTGATCAGGATGATGATGTC GAGGTCAAGCCAGACACTGCCACC CCGTGggcaccaaaacaaactgcaacagAGGAGCAGGCCAAAACTTCAGAAATCTCACTTAACGATGATGGTCAAACAAGCAGTAAGAGGAAGAGTGACGCAGAGGCAGG CAAGAAGGCAGTATCGGCAGTCGAAAACGGGAAACCTCTCACCCAATCCAAGAGGAAGTCCTCCAGTGACATCACCGTAGCGCCAAAATTCGAAGgcgaagaagagggggagaagaagcaggaagaagagaaggaaagtgacgtggaggggaaaggagaggtggCCCCTAAAGAGTCAGAGGTGAAGAAGAGGCCCAAGCTGAGCTGGCTGTCCTCAGGGAAGCAGCCCAGTATCTTCTCTAAGTTCATGAGCATGAGATGGATTAGCTGCCACACAGGAGGGAAGACAGAGACAGCCGAACCTGACCAGGAGGAGACGCAGAGTAGCCAACCTCAGGAGAACGGTGGGGAACACAGGAAAAACCCTCGGGAGAAGGTAACAGAGGAAGCGGAGGAGAAAGCTAAAAGTGAAC AGTGCCTGGGTGTGGACCTGATGGAGAGTTTGTTCCAGGGCCTTCTGGTGTTGAGGACACGCTGTCTGGAATGTGAGTGTCACGCTGAGAGCAGAGAAGACTTCCAGGACATCAGTGTCCCAGTGCAGGCGGACGAACACCGCAGCCCAGACAATAGCTCGGGGTGTTATTat TCCCCCGACCCCAAGCTGGAGCTGAAAACTCTGAAGTGGGCCATCTCCCAGTTTGCCTCAGTGGAGAGGATCGTAGGAGAGTACCTCTGTGAGATCTGCCACCACTACACTGAGAGGAGTCTGCCGTTTGATAAAACCCCCCCAGAGGTCGTCACCGTCCACCTCAAGTGCTTCTCTGTCCTTTATAATGCCCTCAA GATGGACCCGTATGCCGGCCTCTCAAAGGTGAATACCCCCCTGCAGACCCCTTTCAAGTGCTCTCTGGAGGAGTGGTGCATGCACCTCTCAGCCACTGGAGGGCAGCACTACCAGCTGTTTGCTGTGGTCATTCACAGCGGTGTCACCCTCTCCAGCGGACGGTACACCACCTACATCAGGATGATGGACCTCAAGGACACCAAGGTCCGCCTGCCCGAGGGGGATGAGAAGCAGagcggagaggaagaggagtgtgGTGGGAAATGGCATGGTCCGCAACCCAAGGAAGAGGTGTTGGATTATGATGACGGGGAAGTGTCTTATAGTCACAATGCTAAAGCCAACTCTGCTAGCACCACAATAACCAGCAAGCTGGGGGCCAAGAAGGCCTCAGAGGGGGTGGGACTGCTG GGGGGCCAGAGGAGTCTGTCCAGCTACGACCTTGGGGGCAACAAGCAGACAGCCAACCCAGACAA GGCTTCTACTGGGACAGAGAACACCACCACCAGATCATCCAGACAGACTTCCAGGGCCCCGGGACACAGTAGTAATGGAGGgatacaggaggaggctgaggaggtcCTTGTGACTGGGTGCGAGGGGGCTGGAGGTGGGGTGTCTACGGAGCAGGCCCTGGGCAGCCTGCTGCAGTACGAGGGGAAGTGGATGCTCTTTGATGACTCTGAAGTGCTTTTCTTTGAGGAGGACTTCCTGAGAGCCTGCTCTACTTCTACTCCATACCTGTTATTTTACAGTAGGGTCTTCCCGCCAGTGACGCcacttt TTCTAAATTAA